A stretch of Apostichopus japonicus isolate 1M-3 chromosome 9, ASM3797524v1, whole genome shotgun sequence DNA encodes these proteins:
- the LOC139973798 gene encoding uncharacterized protein has protein sequence MEAFFKVCFTVLTIWNSFGTEMVIVSAEGRSSGSSYFVFQQPAYPRDCKEVLNVCSSTHNTSGVYLIKPDGYPEPFEAYCNNDLDAGGWTVLQRRRLDSVNFNRSLKDFRNGFGFLGSEFWIGNEKIAYLTNQKRYQLRMDFENVAGETYYVTYDEFRISDEWGKYYISSLGTFVISDESKIEWCPANEIFSNATCERTCDDHDTCISATSRTELEQCVCVGDYLRQQEQCIPLNQCNCFVDEKGSVLTEGNYYISSRCTRNSTCKNNQLHIDQSYQCSEHATCDERNDVRKCYCNNGYEGDGVTCTLFQKDCYELYVSGALSDGVYTIYPDGWPSGIQVYCEMESNGGLLSKGLNFCPTPPAFDQAELSQDLTHFFRRIRLREFFLDDPPTEREPFCKKSSWMPPKNRVPVLEAYTQVVSSETNQSNSPLRRTHDNLPRDERTALSSLMSRSDIIIKPADKGFPATIECLR, from the exons GTCATTGTCAGTGCCGAGGGGCGGTCTTCAG GTtcttcatactttgtttttcaacaacctgcgtatccgagagattgcaaagaAGTATTGAATGTATGTTCCTCTACCCACAATACATCTGGAGTGTAccttattaaaccagatggctaTCCGGAACCGTTTGAGGCTTACTGTAATAATGATCTTGATgctggtggatggacg GTACTACAGCGAAGAAGATTGGATTctgtaaattttaatagaagtttgaaagacttcagaaatggctttggctttctagggagtgagttttggatcggaaatgagaaaattgcctacttaacaaatcaaaagcggTACCAACTGAGGATGGACTTTGAGAACGTTGCTGGAGAAACTTACTATGTAACATACGACGAGtttcgtatctcagatgaatgggggaaatattatatatcaagtttAGGTACATTCGTAATATCAGATG AATCAAAGATTGAATGGTGTCcagctaatgagatatttagcaatgCGACATGTGAGAGGACCTGTGATGACCATGACACTTGCATCTCGGCAACATCTCGCACAGAATTAGAGCAATGTGTTTGTGTAGGTGATTATCTGAGACAGCAAGAACAATGCATCCCTCTCAACCAATGCAACTGCTTCGTCGATgaaaaaggaagtgtattaacg gagggcaACTATTACATCagttcaagatgtacacgaaattCAACTTGTAAGAACAACCAGCTTCATATAGAtcagagttaccagtgtagtgaacacgcaacctgtgatgaAAGGAACGATGTCCGCAAATGTTACTGTAATAATGGCtacgaaggggacggagtgacgtgcacatTGTTCCAAAAAGATTGCTACGAGCTTTATGTTTCCGGTGCACTCAGTGATGGAGTTTACACCATTTACCCTGATGGTTGGCCAAGCGGCATTCAGGTCtactgtgagatggaaagtaaCGGAGGACTTCTCTCCAAAGGACTCAACTTCTGTCCTACTCCTCCAGCATTTGACCAAGCGGAACTGAGTCAAGATCTTACTCATTTCTTTCGCAGAATTCGCCTTCGTGAGTTTTTCCTAGATGATCCTCCAACTGAACGGGAACCCTTCTGCAAGAAAAGTTCTTGGATGCCTCCTAAGAACAGAGTCCCTGTTTTAGAAGCCTACACACAGGTCGTCAGCTCTGAGACTAACCAGTCAAACTCTCCTCTCCGCAGAACACACGACAACCTTCCAAGAGATGAGCGAACAGCACTCTCCTCACTGATGTCTCGCAGTGACAttatcatcaagccagccgacaaag gtTTTCCAGCGACGATCGAGTGCCTACGTTGA